Proteins from one Xanthomonas vesicatoria ATCC 35937 genomic window:
- a CDS encoding TraV family lipoprotein, protein MSPIVPTQRQADALNRGTRASPQLPDGEAYRESAKIMRIYVAPWEDEQGDLHMGGIIYSEIEPRKWRVGQRMPDASNTFALLKGQAAAADDEVASNEPVTGTTSNNSTHRAKSLRGMQ, encoded by the coding sequence ATGTCCCCAATCGTCCCCACGCAGCGCCAGGCTGATGCCCTCAATCGCGGAACACGCGCCTCACCTCAATTGCCGGACGGTGAGGCTTACCGGGAGTCGGCAAAGATCATGCGGATCTACGTCGCCCCCTGGGAGGACGAGCAAGGAGATCTGCACATGGGCGGAATCATCTATTCGGAAATTGAGCCGCGGAAGTGGCGGGTAGGGCAGCGCATGCCTGATGCATCCAACACGTTTGCTCTTCTGAAGGGACAGGCGGCGGCAGCGGACGACGAGGTGGCGTCGAACGAGCCGGTCACAGGAACCACCAGCAACAATTCAACCCACCGCGCTAA